A stretch of Acidimicrobiales bacterium DNA encodes these proteins:
- a CDS encoding heme-binding protein, producing MLEERRLSLDEADAVIRATFAASSAAGHRGVAVVVTDKYGEIISGARMDGLAPRYFKAAHRKSYTAAVFERDTADVLHFWQRQEAAGHRGPSDWNDPMFTTLPGGITVRHGEAVVGGIGVAGGSAAPVSDGDFAEVAIAALGPAFRHEELHQPPAPG from the coding sequence GGCCGACGCGGTGATCAGGGCCACCTTCGCAGCGTCGAGCGCGGCGGGCCACCGCGGCGTGGCGGTGGTGGTGACCGACAAGTACGGGGAGATCATCTCCGGCGCCCGCATGGACGGCCTCGCCCCCCGCTACTTCAAGGCGGCGCACCGCAAGAGCTACACCGCCGCGGTCTTCGAGCGCGACACCGCCGACGTCCTCCACTTCTGGCAGCGCCAGGAGGCGGCCGGCCACCGCGGCCCGAGCGACTGGAACGACCCGATGTTCACCACCCTCCCCGGCGGGATCACCGTCCGTCATGGCGAAGCCGTCGTCGGCGGGATCGGCGTCGCCGGCGGCTCGGCCGCTCCGGTGAGCGACGGCGACTTCGCGGAGGTGGCAATCGCCGCCCTCGGCCCCGCCTTCCGCCACGAGGAGCTGCACCAGCCCCCCGCCCCCGGCTGA
- a CDS encoding heme-binding protein, translated as MLGEERARALLAAALAAAGERGLAVSIAVVDDGGYLLGLVRMDGAHKLTPQMAIDKAYTAAIYRRPTAAMTAMPPELLAAARHAGLYDVLVMPGGVPVLEGELVVGGIGVAGAAPEADAECAEIGAAAP; from the coding sequence ATGCTGGGTGAGGAACGGGCACGGGCGCTCCTCGCTGCGGCGCTCGCCGCGGCGGGCGAGCGCGGCCTCGCGGTCTCGATCGCAGTCGTCGACGACGGCGGCTACCTGCTCGGCCTCGTCCGCATGGACGGCGCCCACAAGCTCACCCCGCAGATGGCGATCGACAAGGCCTACACCGCGGCCATCTACCGTCGCCCGACCGCGGCGATGACGGCGATGCCCCCCGAGCTGCTCGCCGCGGCGCGCCACGCCGGCCTCTACGACGTGCTGGTGATGCCGGGCGGCGTGCCCGTCCTCGAGGGCGAGCTCGTCGTCGGCGGGATCGGCGTCGCCGGCGCGGCCCCCGAGGCGGACGCCGAGTGCGCCGAGATCGGCGCGGCCGCGCCCTAG